Genomic DNA from Oryza sativa Japonica Group chromosome 5, ASM3414082v1:
ATGCAAAAGGAGATGTTAAAAGTTGAAGTAGAGAGGAGATCGGATATTGTTATCAGGGCTGAAATATGGAGAAAATCAGTTGATCAACTTGAGGCCCTACAAAAAGGTAGCAAAAATACAAACAAAATGGAGCTGATGAGGTGTGAGTTACTAGCAAAGAGGACTGAAGGTAAAACTAGAATCTAAGTTTATTTTCAAGCAAAATATATGTATGTTTAATAAAACTCTGTATGTTTTGGCTATTAGGTATCAAAAATATCCTGGTAGAAATGGTGCAAACTTGGGAGGAAAAATATGACTCTCCATTTTCTTATGACGGGGTATATTTCCTCTTTAAACTACAATATTTTTgtttaatcattttttttacagTAATATCCATTCTCTGTATGTTTACAGGACCATCTCCTCACAATATTAAATGCTGATGCTAAACCTAGTTCAAGTGAAGCTGAAGGTATGCAAAAACAAAAGGCTGAAGGTATGATTCATCAACATCTAATTGCGTATTGTTGTATTAAACCCCTCACTCTTAAACCGTTCAAATTATCTCTTGATCAGAAACAGTCTTGAGTTTAGGGAAGATGCACACAGAGCTGATATATGAGTCTCCTACGATTTGTTTTTGTTAACTTGTATTGTCAAGTAGTAAGCGTTAAGCGAAAACCACTCCAGTTTTGTTTGAATGGGTAAAGTAAAAATGGTTTTAATAATTGAGGGGATTGAATATCCGGTAGTTTTAAGTTGAGATGTGTCTTTTAAGCACATCGCTTTTATATAACTTCTCTGTTTATTTGAATAGAAAGGAATGAAAAATTTAGCATTCATACTTCAATGTTTGATCGGGCTCTTGATCGGTAGTTCTAGATATAATTTACTCGTAAACTGAAATTTCTTTTTCAGGCCAAGTACCAGCACAGGATCTCAAGTCACTGCTTACGCCTCACCCAAAGCTCCGTCGCACGCCAAGGGTGCCTGTGCCACTTGAAGAACATGTCCCTCTTCAGCTACATGTAGTTGCGCCTCTGCTTCTAGTACCACCCGCTGGTGCACCACCTCCAATGGCCCAAGCAGCCCAAGCAGTTCAGGAGCTGCCTGCTCCACTACCTCTTCCAGATGTACCAGTGCAGGCTGGTTCGCCACCGACCATGATCAGCCAGTTCAACAGGAGCCGGCAAAGTCTGCTGACTTCTACAATGCTGAAGGCTCTCCAGGTGATGAAGAGACCGGCTCTATCAACGTTTCAAGTGACAATGATGATAGCGATGACAGTGACTACCTACCTTGAGTGACGACAGTGATCAGTACCTTCCTTAAACAGACTCGATCCAGTATACATGTAGAACTAAAGGTTCTGGTGTACTTTGTTGCCTTTGACGCCAGAACCAAGAAATTCGCAAGTCTGTTTTTTGGGCTTAAGTGCTGATTAGCAACCGATATCGGAACCTTGCTTATACATAAGTTTTCTTGGCCACTCAATTTCgataccatatatatatagaagtcCTTCTTGATTGTCGAGACCAACGGCATGTTATCGATGCATACATATATTGGTTGTTGGCAAAATTATCCGAGGTGATACTCTTAATCCTCGGTCATACATATTTTATGCTTAGAACAAGATTTGGCTAAAATTTGAAAAGTTTGATCATTTAATAGTTTAAATTTAAAATGTATAGGTAAATTCGGCATGAAAATACTAACATAATATTATAAAGTTAATAAGATTTTACAAACATATTTGAATACAAAATTTATGGTCAGAATTTTAAAAGTTGGACTAAAATTTACTGCAagtgttaaatatttataaccgGATCTAGTAGTAGGTTGTCTctatggcaaagaagaaaaaaaaataaaataaaacgcATATGAACTTGATCTTGTTTCACGTCATTTGTTTAAACGAGTAAGCGCATGGATAGATGGTGTGTAGACATGACAAAAAAGATGATGCCGGAACGAGTACGCACTACGTAAACTAGATGATGCGTAGGAAAAACGATAATGCCAATCGCACCACTCAAAAACCACGTGCAATTTTAGAGTACCAATATTATTTGGATGAAATTAGTTATAGAGGAATAATCGTATTTGTATTTATAGAAAATTTCAAAGATATTAGCAGTACACTCAAATAACCCTATTTAATGTTGTTTGTAATGATAGAAATTCACTCTTAATCCATCACTTCATGCACAAATTTAATGTGGATGATTTGCTATTTCATAGTATATTCAATAAACATCATGTATGGAATAAAAGGAAGGTTGAATCATATGGCGATGGTAAGATGGGAGGGTAGAATTGGATGAGCCCACTTTATTATAAAACAATCCTTTTTTATAAGATTTGAAtgatagaaataaaattattttgggacagaggtattAGTTAAAATCAAGGGGAAAAAACTTTCACATATTTACCCAATTCTCCgtttgatttgtaggaattaCATGGCACTTTTGGAAGATTCCAAACCTATAAGAAAATTTTCTATGAAGACATGTGAAATAAAAGATTTAATCTTATCTCTCAATTTTTTATGGAATGAACAATCCTATGGAGATTTTAGATGAAagttagcaagagctccaacctcttcaaaatTTCCTTTACAAATCTATCTCCCATctgattcatgtgtttttcatgcggtccaatcaaaccaTCTTTTCTTGTATTGCATTCCCCTATCAAAATTATGTGTTTGTTTCTAAATGATCATCCATGTATTACAATCCTCTATTTTTCACTTATATTTCTATTAAAATTTTATGTTTTTCTATTCCTATGTTCAATCCTATGTATTCCTATTTGTATTTGTCCTATAGTGGCGGCAACGGCACCAAGGGTCTTAGGAGGCGCTGGCAGTGATGGTGGTGGTAACGGTGGTGTCAGGTGGCCAGCTCGGTGATGGCATTGGCTGGTCAGCTCGATGGTGCACTAGGAGCGACGCCGGGTACAGCAGCCACGCCAACGACAGTTGTGGAGGTCGACATGGTGGCGGTGGCTCTTGAGTGAGATAAGCTATAACGGCTTGGT
This window encodes:
- the LOC107276112 gene encoding 65-kDa microtubule-associated protein 1 isoform X1 codes for the protein MERLKVMRNLCEVLGIDFWEKMEELDIDPKVEELDNDCAAWFTGCHVMIKELGLRLIELRSVMIDQEIDFANVVCFIDAASEDLITQEKALSSRFLNKIKCEVSQLEQLSANRLKEKNLRIKTKIRELLKCTHLTGNEVEIDLEKEVLEELKMQKEMLKVEVERRSDIVIRAEIWRKSVDQLEALQKGSKNTNKMELMRCELLAKRTEGIKNILVEMVQTWEEKYDSPFSYDGDHLLTILNADAKPSSSEAEGMQKQKAEGQVPAQDLKSLLTPHPKLRRTPRVPVPLEEHVPLQLHVVAPLLLVPPAGAPPPMAQAAQAVQELPAPLPLPDVPVQAGSPPTMISQFNRSRQSLLTSTMLKALQVMKRPALSTFQVTMMIAMTVTTYLE
- the LOC107276112 gene encoding 65-kDa microtubule-associated protein 3 isoform X2, yielding MIDQEIDFANVVCFIDAASEDLITQEKALSSRFLNKIKCEVSQLEQLSANRLKEKNLRIKTKIRELLKCTHLTGNEVEIDLEKEVLEELKMQKEMLKVEVERRSDIVIRAEIWRKSVDQLEALQKGSKNTNKMELMRCELLAKRTEGIKNILVEMVQTWEEKYDSPFSYDGDHLLTILNADAKPSSSEAEGMQKQKAEGQVPAQDLKSLLTPHPKLRRTPRVPVPLEEHVPLQLHVVAPLLLVPPAGAPPPMAQAAQAVQELPAPLPLPDVPVQAGSPPTMISQFNRSRQSLLTSTMLKALQVMKRPALSTFQVTMMIAMTVTTYLE